The stretch of DNA GGTTCAACATGACTTTCTTAGTTTATTTCCTAATCATAATGTTGGTGCCCTTATGGGCTCAATTTAGGGTAAAAGGCACATTTGTAAAATACTCTCGAGTACCTAATGCATCTTATCGTACAGGCGCAGAAGTTGCTAGAGAAGTGTTAAATGCAAACGGTCTATTTAATGTTGGTGTTGAAGAGGGCAGAGGCTTTTTAAGTGATCACTATGATCCAAGGTCGAAAACAGTCCGGTTATCTCCGGAAAATTATCGCGGCCATTCCATAGCTTCAACTGCTATTGCTGCCCATGAATGTGGACATGCCATACAAGATGCACAGCGATACACATTTTTACGTTTTCGTTCTGTCTTAGTTCCAGTGGCTAATATTGGGTCAAACTTTTCATGGGTACTTGTGTTGATAGGAATCTTCTTTCAAATGAGTGGATTGTTATTAATCGGGATCCTATTTATGGCAGCAGCAGTCCTTTTTCAAGTCATCACATTACCAGTAGAATTCAATGCCTCCAACCGTGCTATGGACCAAGTGGTTTCCCTGGGTCTAATACGGAATGAGGAAGAGCGGAATGCACGCAAGGTATTAAATGCTGCTGCTTTAACATACGTCGCGGCAGCGGCAGTAGCTGTTTTAGAGTTATTGAGGCTAGTCCTTATCTTTACTGGTATGAGTAGAAGCAATGAATAAGACCTTTTATCCCGCCACATAAAAAGCAATGTCCACCAGGACATTGCTTTTTAGATTTCAATAGGCTTTTTGTTTTCATCTAGTGTAAATCCTTCTCCATGGACATCATGGACAACAGTGACCGACACAAAGGCATGTGGGTCTACTGAGGTAATTAAATTTTTCAAACGAACGATTTCGTTTTTAGCCACAACACAGTATAAAACTTCTCGTTCTATCTTGGTAAATGACCCATACCCCTTAAGAACGGTAACGCCACGATCCATTTCTTCCATAATTTTTTTCGCAATATCATCATTTCTTTCAGAGACAATCATCGCACCTCTAGCCGTATAGGCACCTTCTTGAATAAAATCAATTACTCTTGCTCCGATAAATACAGCTACAAGGGTATACATTGCTTCTCGATAATTTAGATAGGTAAGAACAGATGCCCCAATCACACATATGTCAAAGATAAACATGGTCCTTCCCATGCTCCAACCCGCATATTTCTGGACAAGTCGTGCAATGATATCGACTCCGCCTGTTGTACCGCCATAGCGAAAGATTATTCCTAATCCAATTCCAAGAAAAACACCTGCAAATAAAGCAGCAAGTAATAAGTCATCCTTTAGTGGCATGTCAATGGAATAACGTTGGAATATCCATAAAAAAACCGATAGACCGACCGTGCCAAGAAGTGTATAAATAAAAGCATTTCTACCGAGTAATTTCCAGCCAATAAAAAAGAGTGGGATATTTAATAGTAAGTTTGTATAAGATGGGTCCCATTTGAACATGAAGTATAGGAGAAGCGTTATACCTGTGAAACCGCCTTCGGCGAGTTTATTTTGCATATTAAAATTTACAAGACCAAAAGACATAATCGCAGTTCCAATTAAGATAAATAGTACGTTTTTTAATTTAAGACCAAATATCATGATTCTTTCCTCCTCTTCCGCAATTTTCCCTAATCAGCGGTTTTTATTATAGCGAATTAATAATAGAAGAGCAATTTTGGGCGGGAAAGTTTATACTTAATACAAAAATATTTGTAATACTAACTCATTTTAGCTAATGTAATGAGTAGGAAATACGCAATCAGCAAAAGAGGTGAATAGATGTGGTCAATGGCAAATCAATTAAAGACCTGCAGATGGAAGTGGATACATATATAAGTCAATTTAAAGAGGGGTATTTTAGTCCCTTAGCGATGGTCGCTCGGCTTACGGAAGAACTAGGAGAGCTTGCGAGAGAGGTCAATCATTATTATGGTGAGAAACCGAAGAAATCAAGCGAAACCGAAAAGGCTATTGAGGAAGAGTTAGGTGACCTTCTTTTTGTCATCATTTGCTTGGCCAATTCATTAAATATTGACTTGGAAGAGGCACACGATTATGTGATGAATAAATTTAATACCAGGGACAAAGACCGCTGGACAAGGATAGAGAAGGATGAGGAGTGAGAAATCATGAATAAGGTGAAAATTATTATTGCTGGACCACGGGGACGGATGGGTAGTGAAGCTGTCAACATGGTTACCAAAACTGAACATTTTGAATTAATGGCTGTTATTGACTATAAATTTGAAGGTCACATGTTAAGTGACTTAGAGGGATTCCATTCTATTAAAAATGTTCCCATTTTTACAAACATTGAGTCTTGCCTGCAGAATGTAGAGTGTGATGTATTAATTGACTTAACAACACCTGAGGTGGGCATGCATCATGCCAAAACGGCTCTTCACTATAATGTGAGACCTGTAGTAGGTACCACAGGCTTTACAAAAGCTGAC from Neobacillus sp. CF12 encodes:
- a CDS encoding nucleotide pyrophosphohydrolase, with amino-acid sequence MEVDTYISQFKEGYFSPLAMVARLTEELGELAREVNHYYGEKPKKSSETEKAIEEELGDLLFVIICLANSLNIDLEEAHDYVMNKFNTRDKDRWTRIEKDEE
- a CDS encoding YitT family protein, with the translated sequence MIFGLKLKNVLFILIGTAIMSFGLVNFNMQNKLAEGGFTGITLLLYFMFKWDPSYTNLLLNIPLFFIGWKLLGRNAFIYTLLGTVGLSVFLWIFQRYSIDMPLKDDLLLAALFAGVFLGIGLGIIFRYGGTTGGVDIIARLVQKYAGWSMGRTMFIFDICVIGASVLTYLNYREAMYTLVAVFIGARVIDFIQEGAYTARGAMIVSERNDDIAKKIMEEMDRGVTVLKGYGSFTKIEREVLYCVVAKNEIVRLKNLITSVDPHAFVSVTVVHDVHGEGFTLDENKKPIEI
- a CDS encoding zinc metallopeptidase, coding for MTFLVYFLIIMLVPLWAQFRVKGTFVKYSRVPNASYRTGAEVAREVLNANGLFNVGVEEGRGFLSDHYDPRSKTVRLSPENYRGHSIASTAIAAHECGHAIQDAQRYTFLRFRSVLVPVANIGSNFSWVLVLIGIFFQMSGLLLIGILFMAAAVLFQVITLPVEFNASNRAMDQVVSLGLIRNEEERNARKVLNAAALTYVAAAAVAVLELLRLVLIFTGMSRSNE